The Papaver somniferum cultivar HN1 chromosome 6, ASM357369v1, whole genome shotgun sequence genome segment ATCTGTAATGCTTCCTCAAGTTTCACCTCGAGCGTGTAAGATCTTTTATGAGCCATGTAATGGTCATAGTGATGCATGTACCGACTTAGGTCCTTCATCACATGGGGTGCAATCTTTTCTTTTCCTGCACATTTATGGCCATCAATATTGTACCAAGTATGAGCAAACCCTGTAGCTTCGCCACACAGCCAGCTGTCAGAAGAAAGAATAAGTCAGCTCTAGGTCACAAGTATACAGCATTATGATTAATACATCTCAAGTATACAACATTACATTAAACCTTTTAAATGTTAAGTTTAGGAAGACAACAGAAGCTACACATGGCGCTGAACAAGGGAAAGCAGGGAGGATATTACTCTCACCAAAATGTCTGTCCACAAATACACCGCATTAGATCGCACCCGCCATCCCTTGCAATAGCTCGGTGGCACTTGGGGCAAGGCATTGTGTTCGAAGATATCCAGCTAATTGTCTTTGACTCATCCTGACACTTCTGGGTCCAGAGTTTCCACATAAGACATGAGCAAGGCGAGTGCACTTCCATTGAGCAACGGAAACAGAACTGTAGGCCGCATAGACATTCCACCTCACAATATTCATCTGCTCCAACGCGTATTGCATTTCCACAATGGGGAACACTGGGGCACCACTTAACCCGTTTATTATCTTCGATATATGATTCCAAAAGGAACTTCTCAAAGCGCTCCGCCAGATCTAAATTTTTTGCACCGACTAGATTTCTGATAATAGCCTCATCACATATAGTATCACACCCATGAGCCATGCACCTAATGCGCCTACTTTGCCCTTCAGTTATCTTTAAAGTAAAATGCTGCGTCCAACCTGCAGAATCCTTGATTATGGAAACAGAGATGTGTGGAGTTTGCTGACTAAAAGAAAACGTCCAGATAGAGTATCCCCTAAAGGTGATCAATTCATTGCAAAAACGAATATGCAGAAGAGTTCTTATTGTGCTACCAAGTACCATGGTTGATAGAGAGTTAAAGAGTGATTACATTTATTGCAAAAGCTATGGCCGCAATCCATCATTGTAACCTCATTGATAGAGCAGTCCTCCATGCAAATATTGCATGTCACTGTAGGTGAAGACACCAAGCTACTAATATTTCTACTTCCAACAACGAAAATACCTGCTTCAGAAAACAACTTATTCTTTCCTTTATCTACAAGGGTATTTAATAACTTATCAATGTCCCAACAGTGATGAATAAGTAAAGTCCGTGCGTGATGTTCgttcaaaatcagaaaatccatTACCCTTCTCAATTCTTCCCTCTGCAAAGATTTACCCCAACAATTCTTTCATCCTCAATGCAGTACAGCTTAAATTATACATTTCAatctaattaagaaaaaaattgaacGTCGAAAGAAACACATATCTAAGCATAAGTGACTTCGATGATGTTTTAATTGCGTACCTGAGCCACCAAAAGATTGTTCTTTGTGATTGCCTACATAAAGgaagatttcaaaaaaaaaaaaaaaaaaaatcattgttatAGCAAAATTATCCTTAACCAGAACATTATGTTAAAATTTTACGTATCGTCGTCTATATAGCAGGCACAGATTTTCCTTAACACTACAAAAATACCCTAATAAATGAAATTCCCTAAAGGAAGGTTTAGGTTTCCGATCAATAAACTGATCAGCATGTTAGGCACAGTATGAATtgttaaaaaaattgaaattccACTTTCTGTCAGCAATTGCTTTTACTAGTCACACACACTAAACATGATAATTCTAGGGTTTTACTCttgtcaaaaaacaaaaaaaaaaaataatcaaatctcTAGCAAATTAAATTCAACAAACAATTGTCTCATGATATACCAACTAGTGAGAAAAGGAAATAGGAATAGGTAATGCGGATAAAATTTTCAACAACATACCTTACAATAAGGAGCAGCAGTTTGA includes the following:
- the LOC113289280 gene encoding probable E3 ubiquitin-protein ligase ARI2, whose protein sequence is MVKIQEMNMGSSSGSEENSVRSSSTAVALESEISSDLEEVYHDSLISFQTAAPYCKAITKNNLLVAQREELRRVMDFLILNEHHARTLLIHHCWDIDKLLNTLVDKGKNKLFSEAGIFVVGSRNISSLVSSPTVTCNICMEDCSINEVTMMDCGHSFCNKCWTQHFTLKITEGQSRRIRCMAHGCDTICDEAIIRNLVGAKNLDLAERFEKFLLESYIEDNKRVKWCPSVPHCGNAIRVGADEYCEVECLCGLQFCFRCSMEVHSPCSCLMWKLWTQKCQDESKTISWISSNTMPCPKCHRAIARDGGCDLMRCICGQTFCWLCGEATGFAHTWYNIDGHKCAGKEKIAPHVMKDLSRYMHHYDHYMAHKRSYTLEVKLEEALQMKVLILERNASTRQDFSWAINGLRMLLLSRRFLAYSYPFAYYMFGDSLFKDEMTNAEKAQKQNILEVQQRRLQGNVDILSNLIQEQFQSYSTEKLIFTRMNVIKLSELIDAQCKQMHQLIESDFLGSLKMEIHNIAPYNSKGVERAVELSLWDSVTTDSAPPLNITIGDSDSLKERVDNELERRRVEVQNHQRQPPPVPAALGRKRISSKRLLKKLLKIPSSVSTCMLGKEKK